One Cupriavidus oxalaticus genomic region harbors:
- a CDS encoding nucleotidyl transferase AbiEii/AbiGii toxin family protein yields the protein MPIVHELPATRPIDADSRSLLGDLDAAASQLGIRYFIGGATARQVILENVFGNQPGRRTHDIDIGICIADWAEHELLCRQLIAAGRFRPVDKNPHKLTYHRDGERVMVLDLIPFGDIEKPAASIAWPPAMDTVMNVAGFRQAFDAAIRIVVDDSLVVPFASLPGLAMLKLLAWHDRHGDDRRDATDLLTLLCSYESAGNQDRLFGQEADLLEKYDFDIDIAAAALLARGAEAATKQIVTVLGDERVFQRLLDHMAFGDRQAVVGDGMDPRRVHPRMQAFRAEFLPLLGLER from the coding sequence TTGCCCATCGTCCATGAACTCCCGGCGACACGCCCGATCGACGCTGACAGCAGATCCCTGCTTGGCGATCTGGACGCCGCCGCGAGTCAGCTTGGCATCCGCTACTTCATTGGCGGCGCGACGGCCAGGCAGGTCATCCTGGAAAACGTCTTCGGCAACCAGCCGGGCCGGCGCACGCACGATATCGACATCGGCATCTGCATTGCAGACTGGGCGGAGCATGAGTTGCTATGCCGGCAACTGATTGCCGCGGGCCGGTTCAGGCCGGTCGACAAGAACCCGCACAAGCTGACTTATCACCGCGATGGGGAGCGGGTGATGGTTCTCGACCTGATTCCCTTCGGCGACATCGAGAAGCCCGCTGCCAGCATCGCGTGGCCGCCGGCCATGGACACGGTGATGAACGTTGCCGGATTCCGGCAAGCCTTTGACGCGGCGATTCGCATTGTTGTTGACGACAGCCTCGTCGTTCCGTTTGCATCGCTGCCGGGCCTGGCAATGCTCAAGCTCCTTGCGTGGCATGACCGCCATGGCGACGACCGGCGCGACGCTACCGACCTGCTGACCCTGCTCTGCAGCTATGAATCGGCCGGCAACCAGGATCGCCTGTTCGGACAGGAGGCTGACCTGCTGGAGAAATACGACTTCGATATCGACATCGCAGCAGCAGCGTTGCTGGCTCGCGGGGCCGAAGCGGCGACGAAGCAGATCGTTACGGTACTCGGGGACGAGCGGGTCTTTCAACGATTGCTTGACCACATGGCGTTCGGCGATCGCCAGGCAGTCGTTGGCGACGGCATGGATCCGCGGCGGGTGCATCCAAGGATGCAGGCGTTTCGGGCGGAGTTCCTGCCGCTACTTGGATTGGAGCGGTAG
- a CDS encoding type IV toxin-antitoxin system AbiEi family antitoxin, whose amino-acid sequence MNPKARVDANALLQAAADAFHDATAMHAEPVPPMPDAAGLPLNGAMRFDLGQGRTVILPVATRHSVDRFSAVSGIAELQHRVGKTLLLVTSHVSQDMAERLRSNDIAFLDTAGNVSLRLPDALLYVVGRRPPERGVPKPRARTASPKHLEVLFALIADPALAAAPYRTIASAAGVALSTVNLALDDLQHRGLLAVGPDGRRRFSDWERVVDEWAALYPLRLKPRLASRRFAATRPDWWQAIDLARHDAVLGGEAAAEKLAHHLRAERIMLYAASATPRELLLEARLKADPDGEVEVVQRFWPASSKTVATGTPDVAHPILVYADLLDTGESRNVEAARQIRELYLAHRP is encoded by the coding sequence GTGAATCCTAAAGCACGCGTTGACGCCAATGCGTTGCTGCAAGCGGCAGCCGACGCCTTCCATGACGCCACCGCCATGCACGCAGAGCCGGTCCCGCCAATGCCGGACGCAGCCGGCCTCCCACTGAACGGTGCGATGCGCTTCGACCTGGGGCAGGGACGGACCGTTATCTTGCCAGTCGCGACCAGGCATTCGGTCGACCGCTTCTCCGCGGTCTCCGGCATCGCCGAATTGCAGCATCGGGTAGGGAAGACGCTGTTGCTGGTTACCTCGCATGTCTCGCAGGACATGGCGGAGCGCCTGCGTAGCAACGACATTGCCTTTCTCGATACCGCAGGCAACGTTTCGCTGCGCTTGCCGGACGCGTTGCTCTACGTGGTGGGCCGCCGGCCGCCGGAACGCGGGGTGCCGAAGCCGCGGGCGCGCACCGCCAGCCCAAAACACCTGGAAGTCTTGTTCGCCCTGATCGCAGATCCCGCTTTGGCGGCCGCGCCTTACCGCACTATCGCCAGCGCGGCGGGCGTTGCCCTGAGCACGGTCAACCTGGCACTGGATGACTTGCAGCACCGCGGCCTGCTGGCAGTCGGCCCGGATGGCAGGCGCCGTTTCAGCGACTGGGAGCGCGTGGTCGACGAATGGGCCGCGCTGTACCCGCTGCGCCTTAAGCCCCGACTGGCGTCACGGCGATTTGCCGCGACGCGGCCCGACTGGTGGCAGGCCATCGACCTGGCCCGGCACGATGCTGTTTTGGGTGGAGAGGCGGCCGCAGAAAAGCTCGCCCATCATCTGCGGGCCGAGCGCATCATGCTGTACGCGGCCTCGGCAACCCCTCGCGAACTTCTCCTCGAAGCGCGGCTGAAAGCGGATCCCGATGGCGAAGTCGAAGTCGTGCAGCGCTTCTGGCCCGCCTCATCCAAGACTGTCGCCACTGGCACACCGGATGTTGCGCATCCCATTCTGGTGTATGCCGACCTGCTGGATACCGGCGAATCGCGCAATGTCGAGGCTGCGCGGCAGATAAGAGAGCTATACCTTGCCCATCGTCCATGA